One part of the Thermodesulfobacterium commune DSM 2178 genome encodes these proteins:
- a CDS encoding rhodanese-like domain-containing protein: MAASLGYTNVKGFVEGIPAWKKAGLPVAVEPQHILSEISQGVSFVLIDLRPKTLAEKGYIPGAVNLPLEKLKAAKKQFPKQKNAPIFVYDEKDERALSAIDIIKNWGYTNIAYIPGGLESWKKAGGKVEVGKPSSKIVYVHKPRPGTFSVEEFKKLLKSPTLPANYFILDVREVNETQEGSFPHAVNIPLGELEKRLNEIPKDKTIIIHCATGIRAEMAYNILKRAGFKAYYLNANVSFEKGKYKIEPKD, translated from the coding sequence GTGGCCGCTTCTCTTGGATATACCAACGTTAAAGGCTTTGTAGAAGGTATACCTGCCTGGAAAAAAGCAGGCCTCCCTGTAGCAGTAGAACCTCAACACATCCTTTCAGAAATTTCTCAGGGAGTATCTTTTGTGCTTATAGACCTGAGGCCTAAGACCTTGGCAGAAAAAGGCTACATACCTGGGGCAGTAAACCTTCCTCTTGAAAAACTTAAAGCTGCTAAAAAGCAATTTCCTAAACAGAAAAACGCTCCCATCTTCGTTTATGATGAAAAAGACGAAAGAGCTTTATCAGCTATCGATATCATTAAAAACTGGGGATACACCAACATAGCCTACATTCCTGGTGGATTAGAGTCCTGGAAAAAAGCAGGAGGTAAGGTTGAAGTAGGGAAACCCTCCTCTAAGATAGTTTATGTTCATAAACCCAGGCCTGGCACCTTCTCTGTGGAAGAGTTTAAAAAACTACTTAAATCTCCTACCCTACCTGCTAACTACTTCATCCTTGACGTAAGAGAAGTAAACGAAACTCAAGAAGGTAGCTTCCCCCATGCGGTAAACATCCCCTTGGGAGAACTTGAAAAAAGATTAAACGAAATTCCTAAGGACAAAACCATCATTATTCATTGTGCAACAGGTATTAGGGCTGAAATGGCTTATAACATATTAAAAAGAGCAGGGTTTAAGGCCTATTATCTCAACGCTAACGTGAGTTTTGAAAAGGGAAAATACAAAATAGAACCTAAGGACTAA
- a CDS encoding rhodanese-like domain-containing protein — MNKKYLVALGVSSLFFSLSIGIKEMTSAPGEPGIKQALPSCVQPGCHKVSAPNELWGNLISISQKAGLLQLDTGQSLDVFFDDKVKVLYWDQPLNKLNKGTPIKVVYTEKDGKRYASIIAVKPPVKVPAEKTIGLEEVKKLVEQKSALIIDVRPPAKYAEGHIPGAINLPLAQFGKKLPEVLKDKQALAVVYCEGPR, encoded by the coding sequence ATGAACAAAAAGTATCTGGTAGCCTTAGGAGTCTCCTCTTTATTTTTTAGTTTAAGTATAGGGATAAAGGAGATGACTTCTGCTCCAGGAGAGCCAGGGATCAAACAGGCTCTTCCTTCATGTGTTCAACCTGGGTGTCACAAAGTTTCAGCCCCTAATGAACTTTGGGGTAATCTTATTTCCATTTCTCAAAAAGCAGGGCTTCTTCAACTTGATACCGGTCAAAGTCTTGACGTGTTTTTTGACGACAAGGTAAAGGTGCTTTACTGGGACCAACCTTTAAACAAACTTAACAAAGGCACCCCTATAAAGGTTGTCTATACAGAAAAAGACGGTAAAAGATATGCCTCTATCATAGCAGTAAAACCTCCGGTTAAGGTCCCGGCAGAAAAAACTATAGGTTTAGAAGAGGTTAAAAAACTGGTAGAACAAAAGTCAGCGTTAATCATAGATGTTAGACCTCCTGCCAAGTATGCTGAAGGACATATACCTGGGGCTATCAACCTTCCTTTGGCTCAGTTTGGGAAGAAACTACCTGAAGTCTTGAAAGATAAGCAAGCTTTAGCTGTGGTATATTGTGAAGGTCCACGCTGA
- a CDS encoding YifB family Mg chelatase-like AAA ATPase, giving the protein MFVKVSSFTVLGIEAFPVDIEVDFSRGLPGITIVGLPDSSIKESRERIRSALKNSGFSFPQKKITINLAPADLKKEGSGFDLAMALGILAGMEIISKEALANKAFLGELSLDGTVKSTRGILPSVLKAKELGFCEIVLPLDNYLEASLVRDFKVVGVTHLREVVDYLREGTVPLHPKKEVDLEVLRLEEDFSEIFGQEMAKRALEVAAAGGHNVLMIGPPGAGKTMLAQRLPTILPPLTYQEALETTKIYSVAGLLTPEKPFINHRPFRNPHFGISEAGMIGGGTHPKPGEVSLAHNGVLFLDEFPEFRKDVIEALRQPLEDGQVTITRANFTVTYPSKFMLVCAMNPCKCGYYGHPTKPCQCTFQEVKKYRNKISGPILDRIDIHLQVPSVDYKALLKTSDKPQISSAEIKERVLAARKIQERRYGTQLKTNAKLKSKEIKKYCILEPKAQEFLEKAAEKFSFSARAIHKILKVARTIADLEQSEIILKHHITEAIQYRSLEKNLWQE; this is encoded by the coding sequence ATGTTTGTAAAGGTTTCAAGCTTTACGGTTTTAGGTATCGAAGCCTTTCCTGTAGACATCGAGGTAGATTTTTCGCGAGGCCTTCCAGGGATTACCATCGTAGGGCTTCCAGACAGCTCTATCAAAGAAAGTAGAGAACGCATCAGGTCTGCTTTAAAAAACTCAGGTTTTAGTTTTCCCCAAAAAAAGATTACCATAAACCTGGCTCCTGCAGACCTTAAAAAAGAAGGAAGTGGTTTTGATCTGGCGATGGCCTTGGGGATACTGGCTGGTATGGAAATAATCTCTAAGGAGGCCTTAGCTAACAAAGCCTTTTTAGGAGAGCTTTCCCTTGACGGAACAGTTAAGAGTACAAGAGGGATATTACCCTCTGTGTTAAAGGCTAAAGAGTTAGGGTTTTGCGAGATTGTGTTGCCTCTGGATAACTATTTAGAAGCTTCTCTGGTGCGTGATTTTAAGGTGGTAGGAGTAACCCATCTAAGAGAGGTGGTTGATTACCTAAGAGAAGGAACTGTGCCTTTACATCCGAAAAAAGAGGTTGACCTTGAGGTACTAAGGTTAGAAGAGGATTTCTCAGAAATATTTGGTCAGGAGATGGCTAAAAGAGCCCTTGAGGTAGCCGCGGCAGGTGGGCACAACGTGTTGATGATAGGGCCACCTGGTGCAGGAAAAACCATGCTTGCCCAGAGGCTCCCTACCATACTCCCTCCTCTTACCTATCAAGAGGCACTTGAAACCACCAAGATCTACTCGGTAGCAGGCCTATTAACCCCTGAAAAACCTTTTATCAACCATCGTCCTTTTAGAAATCCCCATTTTGGTATCTCTGAGGCTGGGATGATAGGAGGAGGAACTCATCCTAAACCAGGAGAGGTAAGCTTAGCCCATAACGGGGTGCTTTTTCTTGACGAGTTTCCCGAGTTTAGAAAAGATGTGATAGAGGCCCTCAGACAACCTTTAGAAGACGGACAGGTTACCATAACCAGAGCCAACTTTACCGTAACCTATCCTTCTAAGTTTATGCTGGTTTGTGCGATGAATCCTTGTAAATGTGGTTATTACGGACACCCTACCAAACCCTGTCAGTGCACCTTTCAGGAGGTTAAAAAGTATAGAAACAAAATCTCAGGCCCAATCCTTGATAGAATAGACATCCACTTACAAGTTCCCTCCGTAGACTACAAGGCCCTACTAAAAACCTCAGACAAACCTCAGATTAGCTCAGCAGAAATAAAAGAAAGGGTATTAGCTGCAAGAAAAATCCAAGAAAGACGCTATGGAACCCAACTTAAAACCAACGCCAAGCTTAAATCTAAAGAAATCAAAAAATACTGTATCTTAGAACCTAAGGCTCAGGAGTTTTTGGAAAAAGCTGCAGAAAAATTTAGTTTCTCTGCAAGGGCCATTCACAAAATACTCAAGGTAGCAAGAACGATAGCTGATTTAGAACAATCTGAGATTATCTTAAAACATCACATCACAGAAGCCATCCAATACCGCAGTTTAGAAAAAAACCTCTGGCAAGAATAG
- the atpE gene encoding ATP synthase F0 subunit C — protein sequence MRKWMVLGLLGLVALLSANPALAEEVGAAKMVTGFGFFAAIVLASGVGVGLAALGCGIGMGHATRGACEGIARNPELAGRLTVTMILGIALIESLTIYALVIALILLYANPVLPKLIQILGLGA from the coding sequence ATGAGAAAGTGGATGGTTTTAGGGCTTTTAGGTTTGGTGGCTTTACTTTCTGCTAACCCTGCTTTAGCAGAAGAAGTTGGCGCTGCTAAGATGGTTACTGGTTTTGGTTTCTTTGCAGCCATCGTTTTAGCCTCTGGTGTGGGCGTTGGTTTGGCTGCTCTTGGATGCGGTATCGGTATGGGTCATGCTACCCGCGGTGCTTGTGAAGGTATCGCCAGAAACCCTGAACTTGCCGGTAGACTTACCGTTACCATGATTCTTGGTATCGCTCTTATCGAATCTCTTACCATTTATGCTCTTGTTATCGCTCTTATCCTTCTTTATGCCAACCCTGTTTTACCCAAACTCATCCAGATCCTTGGTTTAGGTGCCTAA
- the atpB gene encoding F0F1 ATP synthase subunit A, producing the protein MEHPILFLCLILEKLGLPSGFHYYEEAAHYGPLAKLLAPHMVHSFFVCILLIVLAYIGTRKMEFIPKGFQNFWEFVIETLYNFTKENVPHGDGHGPNLVPLVFPLIVFYALYILFCNFLGLIPGFMSPTANLNVTLGLTLITIVYYHFLGIRFKGLAYFKTFLGPIPWLAPLMLPAEIFSHIGRIISLSVRLFGNLVSKELLLGILTMLAGKFFAPLPIMVLGVLVSLIQTLIFVLLSLAYFAGAVEEHH; encoded by the coding sequence ATGGAACATCCTATACTGTTTTTGTGTCTTATTTTAGAAAAGCTTGGTCTTCCTTCTGGGTTTCATTACTATGAAGAGGCAGCCCATTATGGGCCTTTGGCCAAGTTGCTTGCTCCTCACATGGTCCACAGCTTTTTTGTGTGTATTTTGCTTATCGTGTTAGCCTATATAGGCACAAGAAAGATGGAGTTTATACCAAAAGGGTTTCAGAATTTCTGGGAGTTTGTGATCGAAACCCTCTACAACTTTACCAAAGAAAACGTACCTCACGGTGATGGGCATGGCCCTAACCTGGTGCCTTTGGTTTTTCCTTTGATCGTTTTTTATGCCCTTTACATTCTCTTCTGCAACTTTTTAGGGCTTATACCTGGGTTTATGTCTCCCACCGCTAATCTTAACGTAACCCTTGGTTTAACCTTAATTACCATCGTTTATTACCATTTCTTAGGAATAAGGTTTAAAGGGCTTGCCTATTTTAAGACCTTCTTAGGTCCTATTCCTTGGTTGGCTCCTCTTATGCTTCCTGCTGAAATTTTTAGCCATATAGGAAGGATTATCTCTCTTTCTGTCCGACTTTTTGGAAACTTAGTATCTAAAGAGCTTTTACTTGGGATTCTTACGATGCTTGCAGGTAAGTTTTTTGCTCCTCTTCCGATCATGGTGTTAGGTGTGTTGGTAAGTCTTATTCAGACTTTGATTTTTGTTCTTTTAAGTTTGGCTTACTTTGCCGGTGCTGTTGAGGAACACCATTAA
- a CDS encoding AtpZ/AtpI family protein encodes MKEKKDSAFKFLLEVLAESFTIGIAVVSSVIAGAVVGWLIEEKLLHGRTSPWITTIFIIFGAIGGIKNLIWYTKKRTKDIGKNDKGSKS; translated from the coding sequence TTGAAAGAGAAAAAGGATAGTGCTTTTAAATTTTTGTTAGAGGTTTTAGCCGAAAGTTTTACCATCGGGATTGCTGTAGTTTCTTCGGTGATAGCAGGAGCGGTGGTAGGCTGGCTGATAGAGGAGAAGCTTTTACATGGAAGGACTTCCCCGTGGATTACGACTATCTTTATCATTTTTGGGGCGATAGGGGGGATTAAGAACCTTATCTGGTATACCAAGAAGAGGACAAAGGACATAGGTAAAAATGATAAAGGAAGTAAGTCCTGA
- a CDS encoding acyl-CoA dehydratase activase gives MTRYVGLDVGSGTAKVAVLDDNKNLLFWRYEKTHGQPIETAERLLTEVEKGFGKESLSGITCTGTAGKTISQILGCAFVNEVMAHAKAATFFHPEVKTIIDIGGEDSKLIFITHERGVPEIEDFALNTLCAAGTGSFLEQQAARLGYTIEEFSRLAVEAQNVPRIAGRCTVFAKSDMIHLQQAAVPDQEIIAGLCFAIIRNLRSNLAKGREILPPLVFQGGVAANLGVRRAIREIFRLKDDELIIPEHFRIMGAIGAALYGLEGKAASEYRGSDLLRAYLKERTYSPPRYEVLTPFKSLEISERLKQRFLIETTASPGKPQEVWLGVDVGSVSTKLVAINQEGKLIAKVYLLHQGKPLESIKKGLLELKKQLPENVVVKGVGTTGSGRYLIGDFIGADVVRNEITAQAYGALFIDPEVDTIFEIGGQDSKYIYLENGTISDFTMNKACAAGTGSFLQEQAVKLGVPIEKFGEIALKSSAPLKLGERCTVFMQSDLLHYQQQGLPKEDLIAGLCYAIVHNYLNKVVEDRRIGKKVFFQGAVAFNQGVVAAFEKVLGKPVIVPPHHEVTGAIGVALLAKEETRGQTRFKGFDLTKVNYQIQAFECKECPNQCEIHRVTIDGSLPYYYGGRCEKYEVDQRKPQENIPNLTLERFEKLISYVKPVEKEKSQDKTIGIPLILQFYEWLPLFATFFQELGYQVVLSSQTSKKIIKVGCEITPGEPCFPIKIAIGHIKELLDKGVKTLFLPQITDLPPEHPAFEVGKVCPYVQSVPWISPATFRFEDLGVKVINPVLHLGRPAFLINQEVKDLARMLGVSEKEAKRAWKIGEEAQREFHHWLKQRGKEILSQFKEDVVLVIVGRPYNAFDPGANLGIHYKIKKLGIVGLPVDMLPLEELDNPKVFEPLSEMYWEYGQRFLLAAHLIRETPNLFPVFFTNFSCGPDSFIQHFFEELMGGKPFIEIEVDEHSAEAGVVTRLEAFVDSIRDKVKPYELKRSFTFLKATPKEKRTIYIPYMCDHAVALAAAFRACGVEAKVLPEPDEQSLELGRRYTSGKECYPTILTTGDLIKLINQPDFDPEKSVFFMPNSGGPCRFGQYNKLHQKILRDLNVKLPVYSLQQDMSFYQDLDLLGRNFMKVAWKGIVAVDVLNKLLREIRPYAKDKQEVEKLYQEGLNQIEKAIEKGEDLLSVLLDLKNRFAGLEVDTRKKPKVGVVGEIYVRSNRFANEDLYSFLEDLGLEVWLPPITEWIHFINYTSKNWAKRLGLFKTYFRYVLESRYLRWEEEKFISVFKDVLDTAEELPVEELMRLTQRYVDIRYEGGEVLLSVGKAVEYTHNGVSGIVNVIPFACMPGNVVSALLKRIKEGEGKRLPVLTVPCDGQKSLGTRMRIEAFAEQVKEFFASKRTAQ, from the coding sequence ATGACACGATATGTAGGGCTTGACGTAGGGTCAGGGACAGCCAAGGTAGCAGTCCTTGATGACAACAAAAACCTTCTTTTCTGGAGATACGAAAAAACCCACGGTCAGCCTATAGAAACGGCAGAAAGGCTTTTAACCGAGGTGGAAAAGGGGTTTGGAAAAGAAAGTCTCTCTGGGATTACCTGCACCGGAACGGCTGGTAAAACCATCTCTCAGATCCTTGGGTGTGCCTTTGTAAACGAGGTGATGGCTCATGCCAAGGCAGCAACCTTTTTTCATCCTGAGGTAAAGACGATCATAGACATCGGAGGCGAGGACTCAAAGCTTATTTTCATCACCCATGAAAGGGGTGTGCCTGAGATAGAGGACTTTGCGTTAAACACCCTGTGTGCTGCAGGTACAGGTTCTTTTTTAGAGCAACAGGCTGCAAGGCTTGGGTATACGATAGAAGAGTTTTCTCGGCTTGCTGTAGAGGCTCAAAATGTACCAAGAATAGCAGGAAGATGCACCGTTTTTGCCAAATCTGACATGATACACCTTCAGCAGGCAGCGGTGCCTGACCAGGAAATCATCGCAGGGCTTTGTTTTGCCATCATCAGAAACCTGAGAAGCAACTTGGCCAAGGGAAGGGAGATCCTTCCTCCTTTGGTTTTTCAGGGAGGGGTTGCGGCAAACTTAGGGGTAAGAAGGGCGATAAGGGAAATCTTCAGACTAAAGGACGATGAGCTTATCATACCTGAGCATTTCAGGATCATGGGGGCGATAGGGGCTGCCCTCTATGGGCTTGAAGGTAAAGCCGCATCAGAATATCGAGGGTCTGACCTCTTAAGGGCCTATCTTAAAGAAAGAACCTATTCTCCGCCAAGGTATGAGGTGTTAACACCTTTTAAGTCGCTTGAGATCTCAGAAAGGCTTAAACAGAGGTTTTTGATAGAAACTACCGCCTCACCGGGAAAACCCCAGGAGGTATGGCTTGGAGTGGATGTGGGGTCGGTAAGCACCAAGCTTGTTGCCATAAACCAGGAAGGAAAACTTATAGCCAAGGTTTATCTTCTTCATCAGGGAAAACCTCTTGAAAGCATCAAAAAAGGCCTTTTAGAGTTAAAAAAACAGCTTCCGGAAAACGTGGTGGTAAAAGGTGTTGGGACCACAGGTTCTGGAAGATACCTGATAGGAGACTTTATCGGGGCTGATGTCGTAAGAAATGAGATCACCGCACAGGCTTACGGAGCCCTTTTCATAGACCCAGAAGTTGACACCATCTTTGAGATAGGAGGGCAAGACTCTAAATATATATACTTAGAAAATGGAACCATCTCAGACTTTACGATGAACAAAGCCTGTGCAGCAGGCACAGGGTCTTTTCTTCAGGAACAGGCGGTAAAGCTTGGGGTCCCGATAGAAAAGTTTGGAGAAATCGCCTTAAAGAGCTCAGCCCCGCTTAAGCTGGGAGAAAGATGCACTGTTTTTATGCAGTCAGACCTTTTACACTACCAGCAGCAAGGCCTCCCTAAGGAAGACCTGATTGCAGGGCTTTGTTATGCCATAGTGCATAACTACCTGAATAAGGTGGTAGAGGACAGAAGAATAGGGAAAAAGGTGTTTTTCCAGGGGGCGGTGGCTTTTAACCAGGGGGTGGTGGCTGCCTTTGAAAAAGTGCTTGGCAAACCGGTGATAGTGCCTCCTCACCATGAGGTCACAGGAGCTATTGGAGTAGCCCTTCTTGCTAAGGAAGAAACCCGGGGACAAACCCGGTTTAAAGGGTTTGACCTAACCAAGGTTAACTATCAGATCCAGGCCTTTGAGTGCAAAGAATGTCCTAACCAGTGTGAGATCCACAGGGTAACGATAGATGGGTCTCTCCCTTATTACTACGGAGGAAGGTGCGAAAAGTATGAGGTTGACCAGAGAAAACCTCAGGAAAACATCCCCAACCTTACCTTAGAGCGATTTGAAAAGCTTATCTCCTATGTAAAACCTGTGGAAAAAGAAAAAAGCCAGGACAAAACCATCGGTATTCCTCTTATCCTTCAGTTTTATGAGTGGTTGCCTCTTTTTGCCACCTTTTTTCAGGAGTTAGGTTATCAGGTGGTGCTTTCGTCTCAGACCTCTAAAAAAATCATCAAAGTAGGCTGTGAGATAACCCCAGGTGAGCCCTGTTTTCCTATAAAGATAGCCATAGGGCATATCAAAGAGCTTTTAGACAAAGGGGTTAAAACCCTTTTTCTTCCGCAGATAACCGACCTTCCTCCTGAGCATCCGGCTTTTGAGGTAGGCAAGGTATGTCCCTATGTACAGAGCGTTCCTTGGATAAGTCCTGCAACCTTCAGGTTCGAAGACCTTGGGGTAAAGGTAATAAATCCGGTGTTGCACTTAGGGCGTCCTGCTTTTTTGATAAACCAGGAAGTTAAAGACCTGGCAAGGATGCTTGGGGTCTCAGAAAAAGAGGCTAAAAGGGCCTGGAAGATAGGAGAGGAAGCCCAGAGAGAGTTTCATCACTGGCTAAAACAGAGAGGAAAAGAGATTTTGTCTCAGTTTAAAGAGGACGTGGTGCTTGTCATCGTAGGAAGGCCTTACAATGCCTTTGACCCAGGTGCTAACTTAGGCATACACTATAAAATTAAAAAATTAGGTATAGTCGGCCTGCCTGTAGACATGCTACCTTTAGAAGAGTTAGACAATCCAAAGGTCTTTGAACCTCTTTCGGAGATGTACTGGGAATATGGGCAAAGGTTTTTGCTGGCAGCCCATCTTATAAGGGAAACCCCTAACCTTTTTCCCGTGTTTTTTACCAACTTCTCTTGTGGGCCAGACTCTTTTATCCAGCACTTTTTTGAGGAACTGATGGGAGGTAAACCTTTCATAGAGATAGAGGTAGATGAACACAGCGCTGAGGCTGGGGTGGTAACAAGATTAGAGGCCTTTGTAGACAGTATCAGGGATAAGGTGAAACCTTACGAGCTAAAGAGAAGTTTTACTTTCCTTAAGGCAACCCCCAAAGAAAAAAGGACCATCTACATTCCTTACATGTGCGACCATGCGGTAGCCCTGGCAGCGGCTTTCAGAGCCTGCGGGGTTGAGGCCAAGGTGCTTCCAGAACCAGACGAACAAAGCCTTGAGCTTGGGAGAAGGTATACCTCAGGCAAGGAGTGCTATCCTACCATCCTTACCACAGGGGACCTCATCAAGCTGATAAATCAACCAGACTTTGACCCTGAAAAAAGCGTATTTTTTATGCCAAACAGCGGTGGGCCTTGCAGGTTTGGTCAGTACAACAAACTTCATCAGAAGATCTTACGAGACTTAAACGTTAAACTTCCTGTCTATTCTCTGCAACAGGACATGAGTTTTTACCAGGATTTAGACCTTTTAGGCAGAAACTTTATGAAGGTTGCCTGGAAAGGGATAGTAGCGGTAGACGTGCTAAATAAACTTCTTAGGGAAATAAGACCATATGCGAAAGACAAACAAGAGGTAGAAAAGTTATACCAAGAGGGTCTTAATCAGATAGAAAAAGCCATAGAAAAAGGAGAAGATCTCCTTTCTGTGCTCTTAGACCTTAAAAACCGGTTTGCCGGTTTAGAAGTTGATACCAGGAAAAAACCCAAGGTAGGGGTGGTAGGAGAGATCTATGTCAGAAGCAACCGGTTTGCTAACGAAGACCTATACAGTTTTTTAGAAGACTTAGGTCTGGAGGTCTGGCTTCCTCCTATCACCGAATGGATCCATTTTATCAACTATACCTCAAAAAACTGGGCTAAAAGGCTTGGACTTTTTAAGACCTACTTCAGGTATGTGCTTGAAAGCAGATACCTGAGGTGGGAAGAAGAAAAGTTTATATCTGTTTTTAAAGATGTTCTTGACACAGCTGAAGAGTTGCCGGTTGAGGAGCTGATGAGGCTTACCCAAAGGTATGTGGACATAAGGTATGAAGGAGGGGAGGTGTTGCTTTCTGTAGGAAAGGCGGTAGAGTATACCCATAACGGGGTTTCGGGAATAGTAAACGTTATTCCTTTTGCCTGTATGCCAGGGAATGTAGTTTCTGCCCTGTTAAAAAGGATTAAAGAAGGAGAAGGGAAAAGGTTACCTGTGCTTACCGTTCCTTGCGACGGACAGAAGTCCCTTGGCACCAGGATGAGGATAGAGGCTTTTGCCGAACAGGTAAAGGAATTTTTTGCGAGTAAAAGAACAGCCCAGTAA
- the rlmD gene encoding 23S rRNA (uracil(1939)-C(5))-methyltransferase RlmD, producing the protein MEATVRIEKVVFGGEGLGRLSDGKVLFVPYSLPGELVKVRVVKDLGDYAEAEIVDILEPSPDRRSPLCPYYGVCGGCQFQHATYQAQLSLKQAILFETFVRAGWKEDIPLEGVVPSPKEFFYRNRLRLHVEADAFKMGFVKRKSHEVLKIEKCFLAEEVLNKVLFDLYQSPSWIRLSAYSKRVKIESSPLEGKATLIFWTALKPGKEDLKELASLSSLKACFYWMKGRHPEGPFPEEASFGGRRLFKGLDHLVYYVQPGVFVQTNWEINLAIMDTIRSWRLDYETVLDLHCGMGNFILALISPETTKALGVDTDLRAIEDGLYTAEKNGIDGRLDLRQMSSTEALYQAIKQGERFDLVLVDPPRGGCKEILRFLPEVNQRYLVYVSCDAPTLVRDLKILRDLGYLLKKVYLFDMFPQTYHFEVLCLLERKG; encoded by the coding sequence GTGGAGGCTACAGTTAGGATAGAAAAGGTGGTTTTTGGGGGAGAGGGTTTAGGTAGGCTCTCTGACGGTAAGGTGCTTTTTGTGCCTTATTCCTTGCCTGGGGAACTGGTTAAGGTTCGGGTGGTTAAGGACTTAGGCGATTATGCCGAGGCTGAGATAGTGGATATCTTGGAGCCTTCTCCTGACAGAAGGTCTCCTCTTTGCCCATACTATGGGGTTTGCGGGGGTTGTCAGTTTCAGCATGCAACCTATCAAGCCCAGTTAAGCCTTAAACAGGCCATCCTTTTTGAAACCTTTGTGAGGGCTGGATGGAAGGAGGACATACCATTAGAAGGGGTGGTGCCCTCTCCTAAGGAGTTTTTTTATCGCAACAGGCTCAGGCTTCATGTTGAAGCAGATGCCTTTAAGATGGGCTTTGTAAAAAGAAAGTCCCACGAGGTACTAAAAATAGAAAAGTGCTTTCTTGCAGAAGAGGTTTTAAACAAGGTGCTTTTTGATCTGTATCAAAGTCCTTCCTGGATAAGGCTTTCTGCCTACAGCAAAAGGGTAAAGATAGAGTCTTCTCCGTTAGAAGGCAAGGCTACCCTGATTTTCTGGACGGCTTTAAAGCCAGGTAAAGAGGACCTAAAAGAGCTTGCCTCACTTTCTAGTCTTAAGGCCTGTTTTTACTGGATGAAAGGGCGTCATCCAGAAGGCCCTTTCCCAGAAGAGGCCTCTTTTGGTGGAAGAAGACTTTTTAAAGGGTTAGACCACCTGGTTTACTACGTTCAGCCAGGGGTTTTTGTGCAGACCAACTGGGAGATAAACTTAGCTATCATGGACACCATCAGGTCCTGGCGCCTTGATTACGAAACTGTCCTTGACCTACATTGCGGGATGGGAAACTTTATCTTAGCCCTGATATCTCCTGAGACCACCAAAGCCCTCGGGGTAGACACAGACCTGAGGGCCATAGAAGACGGGCTTTACACCGCCGAGAAAAACGGGATAGACGGAAGGCTTGACCTTCGTCAGATGAGCTCAACTGAAGCCCTATATCAGGCGATAAAACAGGGAGAAAGGTTTGACCTCGTTTTAGTTGACCCTCCTCGCGGAGGCTGTAAAGAGATCTTGAGGTTTCTACCTGAGGTAAACCAGAGGTATCTGGTTTATGTTTCTTGCGATGCTCCTACCTTGGTAAGGGACCTTAAGATCTTAAGAGACCTGGGATATCTTCTTAAGAAGGTTTATCTTTTTGACATGTTTCCTCAGACCTATCATTTTGAGGTGCTTTGTCTTCTTGAGAGGAAAGGGTAA
- a CDS encoding RNA methyltransferase — MQVRPVAKPEKANLENLAVVLVNPMYPENIGATARACANFGVTNLIVVNPESLDQEKIRAMATKGGLPIVENMKVFQDLEEALRDFQYVVGTTARLGRRRMVYHTPKEIAPYLCELSVKNRVAILFGNERFGLSNEHLGLCDKVVTIPTTEQASLNVAQAVVVILYEIFQHASNPIFPKPQLATQQELTIMYKIIEATLEAIDYIPHENKVLWHTNIRRFLSRLELTSKEVKIIQGFCRQLLWALGKEITLSSQEDKAPQNDRSEETCQKDKPS; from the coding sequence ATGCAAGTACGTCCTGTAGCCAAGCCTGAAAAGGCTAACCTTGAAAACTTGGCGGTGGTGCTGGTAAACCCGATGTATCCTGAAAACATCGGGGCTACAGCCAGAGCCTGTGCCAACTTCGGGGTGACAAACCTGATCGTGGTAAACCCTGAAAGCCTTGACCAGGAAAAAATAAGGGCCATGGCTACCAAAGGTGGCCTCCCAATAGTAGAAAACATGAAGGTCTTTCAGGACCTTGAGGAAGCGTTAAGGGACTTTCAATACGTGGTTGGAACCACCGCAAGGCTTGGCAGAAGAAGGATGGTTTATCACACCCCTAAGGAAATAGCCCCTTATCTCTGTGAGCTTTCGGTTAAAAACAGGGTCGCCATTCTTTTTGGAAACGAAAGGTTTGGGCTTTCAAACGAACACCTTGGGCTGTGTGATAAGGTAGTTACCATCCCTACCACAGAGCAGGCCTCTTTAAACGTAGCCCAGGCTGTGGTAGTCATCCTTTACGAAATCTTTCAGCATGCAAGCAATCCTATCTTCCCAAAACCTCAGCTTGCAACCCAGCAAGAACTTACCATCATGTATAAAATAATCGAGGCTACCTTAGAAGCCATAGACTACATCCCTCATGAAAACAAGGTGCTTTGGCACACAAACATCCGGAGATTTCTCTCAAGGCTTGAGCTTACCTCAAAGGAGGTAAAAATCATCCAGGGTTTTTGCAGACAACTCCTCTGGGCGCTGGGAAAAGAGATTACCCTTTCCTCTCAAGAAGACAAAGCACCTCAAAATGATAGGTCTGAGGAAACATGTCAAAAAGATAAACCTTCTTAA